The genomic region GGCTGCGGACCGCGTACGACGCCGCCTTCACGGACTCCGCGCGGCGGGCGCTGCAGTACTCGACGACCGAGGGGGCGCCGGAGCTGCGCGCCGCCGTCGCGCAGCGGGCGACGGCGCGGGGGCTGGCGACGGCCGTGGACGACGTGATCGTCACCTCGGGCTCCCAGCAGGCCCTCACGCTCATCACGAGCGCCCTGATAGAGCCCGGGGACGTGGTCCTCGTCGAGAACCCCACCTACCTGGCGGCGCTCCAGTGCTTCGCACTGGCCGGGGCGCGGGTGGTGGCCGTGCCCTGCGACGACGAGGGCATCATCCCCGAGGCCCTGGCCGAGGCCGTCGTACGGGAACGCCCCAAGCTGCTCTACACGATCCCCACCTTCCAGAACCCGACGGGCCGCACCCTGCCGGGGGACCGGCGGGCGGAGGTGGCGAGGACGGCGGCACGCCTCGGACTGTGGCTGGTCGAGGACGATCCGTACGGGGAACTGCGCTACGAGGGCGCGGAGGTCCCCTGGCTGGCGGCCCACCCGGGGGCGGAGGACCGCACGGCGCTGCTCGGCAGCTTCTCCAAGATCATGGCGCCGGGGCTGCGACTGGGCTGGCTGCGGGCCCCGGCGGCGCTGCTGCGGGCCGCGGTGATCGCGAAGCAGGCGGCCGACCTGCACACGTCGACGGTGGACCAGCTGGCCGCGGCCCGCTACCTGGCCACGACGGACCTGGACACCCACGTGGACACGGTCCGCGCCGCCTACCGGCCGCGCCGCGACGCCCTGTTGGCGGGCCTGTCCGACGTCCTCCCGGCGGGCTCCGAGTGGAACCGCCCGGAGGGCGGCATGTTCGTCTGGGCCCGCCTCCCGGAGGGCCACGACGCGACGGCCCTCCTGAAGACGGCCATCGCCCACGAGGTCGCCTTCGTGCCGGGCTCCTCCTTCTTCACCGGCCCCCCGGACCCCCGCACCCTGCGCCTGTCGTTCACGACGCACACGCCGCAGGAGATCTCGCAGGGCGTGGCCCGCCTGGGCGCAGCACTGACGGAACACGGGGGCCGGTGGTAGCGGCGGCGGACCGTTCCCCGCGCCGTCACGGGCAGGCCGTGGCCGGGTCGTCGTGGACGAGGGCGCAGATCATCTGCGCCCCGCGCCGGTGCTCGGGGTACGCGGCGAGGAGCTCGGCCTCGAAGTCGTTCCACTGGCGCGTGATCTCGGCGGCGGCCCCGGCCGTGGCGCGGCGGAAGTTGTCGCCCGTCTTCGAGCGGGCGGACGCGGCGGTGTCCTTGTTCAGGTCGCGGTTGTGCGAGACGCGGCCGTCGCAGTCGGCGGGCTTGAAGCCGGTGGAGTCGACGTCGGGGTAGCAGCCGGTGGCGAGGTCCGCGGGGATGTGCTCCCGCGCCTCCCGGGTCCAGTCGGCGTCCTTCATCGCGCTGTAGCGGCGGATGTCGAGGAACGGCGCCACGTCCGTACGCTCCAGGCCGGGCGGGTTGGCGGGGCCGACCGGACCGGGGGCCGGCCGGTCGCTCCAGTTGGAGTGCGCGTAGAAGTCCTCGATCTGGTGCCAGCCGCGGCCCAGCTGTTCGATGAGGACGCACTTGGCCCGCCCGGGCTTCTCCTCCCACGTGCAGGGTGAGGAGAGGTCGCTCTGGTCGGCGCGCACCTTGCCGTCTGCGTCGACGAGGCCGTCGGCGGCCCGGACCGCGCTCCGGAAGCGGGCGACGGAGGTGCGGACGCAGGCGAGGAGCTCGGTGGTGGCCTCGTCCCGGGTGCGGGGGTAGCCGGGGGCGTGGCGGGGGTCGAGGTAGTCGGCGTTGTCGCAGTGCAGGGGTCCGACGTCGAAGTAGGGACGGCGGTCGTTGGCGTTGATCGCCCCCAGGTGGGCGTCGGACATCTCGGCCAGCGTCCTGGGCTGCCAGGGCAGGGCGGCCCGGGTGATGTCCTCGTGGTTGTCACCGGTGAAGGCACGGGCGGGACCGGCCGGCCCGGCGGCCAGAGCGGCCGCGAGGAAGGCCGCGACAGCCGCGAAGGCCGTCCGCGGCGGCCCGGGCGGCGGACGGCGGGACACACGGGGCGCCTTGACGGCCATGCCTCCATGCTGCGCGCCCGGCCCCGGACCCGCATTCCACGCGGGCTGCGGGCTGCGGGCTGCGGCCCGGGCTACGGCTCCGGCGAGCGCGGCTGGGTCGACGGGATCCGGTTCACGAAGAACAGGGCGATGATCGCGGCGAGGGCGAGGATGGCCAGTGCCGCACGCAGGCCGTCGAGCCTGGCCTCGGCGTTCGCGTCCAGTGCCGCGTCGGAGACCGCCGCACTCGTGCCGGCTTCGTCGAGGGCGGTCTGGAGCTGGGCGTCGGACAGGAAGGGCGCGCCGCTCTGGAGCTCGACGGTCGCCTGGCTCTTGACGCTGTCCGGGACCGCCGGATTCGCCGTGATGCTGGTCAGGAAGGACGTGGCGAGCGCGGCGATCATGACCGATCCGGCGAGCGCCGTACCGATCGAGGCGCCGAGGTTGGTGACGGCGTTCTGTACGCCGCCGACCTCCGCACTCTGTGCCTGCGGCACCGCGGACACGGTGACCGACCCGAGCTGGGACGCGAGTGCTCCCATGCCGAGCCCGATCAGCAGGAGCGGGACGGTGACGACTTCCGCCCCGGCGTCCAGGTCGAGCGCGGCCATCAGGACCACCGCGCCCGCCAGCAGCGCGACGATCCCGAGAAACACCACCCGCCGCGGCGAGACGTCCGGGAGGAAGCGCGGGATCAGGATCGCGGCCGCCAGCAGGCTCACCGAGAGCGGCAGGAGGCGGGCGCCTGTCTGCAGTGCCGACAGGCCCAGGGCGACGGACAGGTAGAGCGGGACGAGGAAGAACACGCCCATCTGCACGAGGTACTGGAAGAAGAACATCGTCAGCCCGCCGCTGAGCTGCCTGTTGCGCAGCATGCCGGGATCGACGAGGGGATCCCCGCCCCGCTCCACGACCCTGGCCTCCCAGCGGAGGAAGAGCCTGATCAGCAGCAGACCCGTCAGCATCAGCCACACCGTCAGGGAGATCCCGAGCCACGCGGGCGCGTCGGGCTTCGGCCTGAACCAGCCCCATTCGTCGGACCGGAGCACGCCGTAGACGAAGAGCCCGAGCCCGAGCGCGGACAGGACGGCGCCGACGTAGTCGATGCGCCGGCGCTCACCGGGCGGGGCGTCCGCGATGCGGCGCGCGAACACGAGGATGACGAGCACCACCAGGACCTCGCCGGCGAACACCCACCGCCAGGAGAAGTACGTCGTCGCGATACCGCCGATGAGCGGCCCGAGCGCGATCGCCACGGCCCCTGCCGCCACGACGAGTCCGTAGGCGGCGGGGCGGCGTTCGACGGCGAAGTTGCCGGCGACGAGCGCCACGATCGCGGGCAGGATGAGCGACGCCCCGATTCCCTCCAGGAACGACCAGCCCAGCAGCAGCACGGTGAGGTTCGGTGCGAGCGCCGTGGTGAGGGAGCCGGCCCCGTAGATGCAGCAGCCGATCACGAACGCCCGTCTGCGGCCGATCAGCGCCCCGACCTTGCCGCCGGGGATCATGAACATCGCCATCACCAGGGTGTAGGCGGTGATGGCGCCCTGGATGCCCGTCACGGTCGTGCCCACGTCCTCGGCCACCGTGGCGATGGAGACGTTCATGACGGAGCTGTCGAGGGCCATCAGGAACTGGCCGGCCGCGAGCGTCGCCAGCACCAGTCGAGCCTTCGCCGAACTCTCGGCCGTGCCTGCCCGGGATGCCATGGACGCATGCTTCCAGCCGTCCACGGGACCGCGGGGCCGACCCGCCCGGCGGTCAACCGGATGGAGGCGGCCGCCCCCGTCCTCCTCAGGGGGAGCCGCCGCCCCTCCCCTTCACATCGCCGCGCCGCCCCCGTAGCCTGACGGGCCGTCAGGTCAGTGCGTCCGCCTGGAGGCTCGTCATGCTGCTGCAAGGGAAGACCGTCATCGTCTCCGGAGTCGGGGCCGGGCTCGGGCACCAGGTGGCCGCCGCCGTCGTGCGCGACGGCGGGAACGCCGTCCTCGGGGCGCGCACCGAGGCCAATCTGGCCAAGTCCGCCGCCGAGATCGACCCCGGGGGCGCGCACACCGCCCATCTGGCCACCGACATCGGCGACGAGCGGCAGTGCGAGGCCCTGGCCGAGCTGGCGCGGACGCGGTTCGGCCGGATCGACGCGGTCGTGCACGTCGCCGCCTTGGACTCGTACTTCGGCGGCCTCCAGGACGCCGACTTCCGGACCTGGCAGCAGATCATCGACGTGAACCTGCTCGGGACCCTGCGCATGACCCGGGCCTGCCTGCCCGCGCTCAAGGAACACGGCGGGTCCGTCGTGATCATCGGGACGCAGTCCGCGGTCGCCGCGCCGAACGAGGTCCAACAGGCCGCCTACGCCGCCTCCAAGGGGGCCCTGACCTCCGCCATGTACTCCATGGCACGCGAGCTCGGCCCC from Streptomyces sp. NBC_00190 harbors:
- a CDS encoding aminotransferase-like domain-containing protein, whose product is MPAEAALSAAVSAPPAFAARATSVESSSVRQILALTARPGIISFAGGLPAPELFDTEGLRTAYDAAFTDSARRALQYSTTEGAPELRAAVAQRATARGLATAVDDVIVTSGSQQALTLITSALIEPGDVVLVENPTYLAALQCFALAGARVVAVPCDDEGIIPEALAEAVVRERPKLLYTIPTFQNPTGRTLPGDRRAEVARTAARLGLWLVEDDPYGELRYEGAEVPWLAAHPGAEDRTALLGSFSKIMAPGLRLGWLRAPAALLRAAVIAKQAADLHTSTVDQLAAARYLATTDLDTHVDTVRAAYRPRRDALLAGLSDVLPAGSEWNRPEGGMFVWARLPEGHDATALLKTAIAHEVAFVPGSSFFTGPPDPRTLRLSFTTHTPQEISQGVARLGAALTEHGGRW
- a CDS encoding MFS transporter, translated to MASRAGTAESSAKARLVLATLAAGQFLMALDSSVMNVSIATVAEDVGTTVTGIQGAITAYTLVMAMFMIPGGKVGALIGRRRAFVIGCCIYGAGSLTTALAPNLTVLLLGWSFLEGIGASLILPAIVALVAGNFAVERRPAAYGLVVAAGAVAIALGPLIGGIATTYFSWRWVFAGEVLVVLVILVFARRIADAPPGERRRIDYVGAVLSALGLGLFVYGVLRSDEWGWFRPKPDAPAWLGISLTVWLMLTGLLLIRLFLRWEARVVERGGDPLVDPGMLRNRQLSGGLTMFFFQYLVQMGVFFLVPLYLSVALGLSALQTGARLLPLSVSLLAAAILIPRFLPDVSPRRVVFLGIVALLAGAVVLMAALDLDAGAEVVTVPLLLIGLGMGALASQLGSVTVSAVPQAQSAEVGGVQNAVTNLGASIGTALAGSVMIAALATSFLTSITANPAVPDSVKSQATVELQSGAPFLSDAQLQTALDEAGTSAAVSDAALDANAEARLDGLRAALAILALAAIIALFFVNRIPSTQPRSPEP
- a CDS encoding SDR family oxidoreductase; translation: MLLQGKTVIVSGVGAGLGHQVAAAVVRDGGNAVLGARTEANLAKSAAEIDPGGAHTAHLATDIGDERQCEALAELARTRFGRIDAVVHVAALDSYFGGLQDADFRTWQQIIDVNLLGTLRMTRACLPALKEHGGSVVIIGTQSAVAAPNEVQQAAYAASKGALTSAMYSMARELGPHRIRVNTVLPGWMWGPPVQAFVTFSAHTEGVPEAEVHARLTERMALPDLATDGDVADAAVFFASDRARAITGQSLLVNAGELMR